From the Rhodothalassiaceae bacterium genome, one window contains:
- a CDS encoding cell shape-determining protein MreC translates to MRPRAASRRMRRLVMGAVLLALALFLLGRFDNPVSRAIRAGALDVVTPAIAVVEAPVGWARSAWEWVDGLFALHAENRRLKARVAELERALAATEDLRARAEALSRLMAYREAPHELVATGRLVAFDGGAFQESALITAGRRDGVHVGDAVVADDGLVGRILETGERASRVLLITDLNSRVPVRLKDSGIEAIAAGRNAPRLSLLFLPEGARVKSGELVVTSGADGVFPPDLPVGRVVAPEDGALVIAPVVAFSRLDRVAVLAAVRRALLDPGEEDADAGEGEP, encoded by the coding sequence ATGCGCCCGCGGGCGGCCAGCCGCAGGATGCGGCGGCTGGTGATGGGTGCCGTTCTGCTCGCGCTTGCGCTGTTCCTGCTTGGACGCTTCGACAATCCGGTCAGCCGCGCGATCCGCGCGGGTGCCTTGGACGTCGTGACGCCGGCGATCGCGGTCGTCGAGGCGCCGGTCGGCTGGGCGCGCTCGGCGTGGGAATGGGTGGACGGGCTCTTCGCCCTCCATGCCGAGAACCGGCGGCTGAAGGCACGGGTGGCCGAGCTGGAGCGCGCGCTTGCCGCGACCGAGGATCTGCGCGCGCGCGCCGAGGCGCTTTCGCGTCTCATGGCCTATCGCGAGGCGCCGCATGAGCTGGTGGCGACGGGCCGGCTCGTCGCCTTCGACGGCGGCGCCTTCCAGGAAAGCGCGCTGATCACCGCCGGCCGGCGCGATGGCGTGCATGTGGGGGACGCGGTGGTCGCCGACGACGGGCTCGTCGGCCGCATTCTCGAGACGGGCGAGCGTGCAAGCCGCGTGCTGCTCATCACCGATCTCAACAGCCGCGTGCCCGTGCGTCTCAAAGACAGCGGCATCGAGGCGATCGCGGCGGGGCGCAATGCGCCGCGGCTGTCGCTGCTGTTCCTGCCGGAGGGGGCGAGGGTGAAAAGCGGCGAACTCGTGGTGACCTCGGGTGCCGATGGCGTCTTTCCGCCGGATCTGCCCGTCGGCCGGGTCGTGGCTCCGGAGGACGGCGCGCTGGTGATCGCGCCGGTGGTCGCCTTTTCGCGGCTCGACCGGGTGGCGGTGCTGGCGGCGGTGCGGCGTGCGCTGCTCGACCCGGGCGAGGAGGATGCGGATGCCGGGGAGGGCGAACCGTGA
- a CDS encoding rod shape-determining protein, translated as MFSRILGWFSSDMAIDLGTANTLVYVKGRGIVLNEPSVVAMKTVAGRRQILAVGNEAKMMLGRTPGNIEAIRPLRDGVIADFEVAQHMIRYFIKKVHNRSFASPEVVVCVPSGSTAVERRAIREAAEEAGASRVALIEEPMAAAIGAGLPVTDPQGSMVVDIGGGTTEVAVLSLSGIVFANSVRVGGDKMDEAIIAYIRRTQNLLIGESTAERIKKQIGTAMVPEDGEGLTMEIKGRDLMNGVPKEITINQRQVAEALAEPVSAIIEGVKVALEHTAPELAADIVDQGIVLTGGGALLSNLDQVLREATGLPVSVAEEPLTCVALGTGRAMEDENLRPVLLMDD; from the coding sequence ATGTTCTCTCGAATTCTGGGCTGGTTCTCCTCCGACATGGCGATCGATCTCGGCACGGCCAACACGCTCGTCTACGTGAAGGGCCGCGGGATCGTGCTGAACGAGCCGTCGGTGGTGGCGATGAAGACGGTGGCGGGCCGGCGGCAGATTCTCGCCGTCGGCAACGAGGCGAAGATGATGCTGGGACGCACGCCCGGCAACATCGAGGCGATCCGGCCGCTGCGCGATGGCGTGATCGCCGACTTCGAGGTCGCGCAGCACATGATCCGCTACTTCATCAAGAAGGTGCACAACCGTTCCTTCGCCTCGCCCGAGGTGGTGGTGTGCGTGCCCTCGGGCTCGACGGCCGTCGAGCGCCGGGCGATCCGGGAGGCGGCGGAAGAGGCCGGTGCCTCGCGGGTCGCGCTGATCGAGGAGCCGATGGCCGCCGCGATCGGTGCGGGGCTGCCGGTCACCGATCCCCAGGGGTCGATGGTGGTCGACATCGGCGGCGGCACGACCGAGGTCGCGGTGCTGTCGCTTTCCGGCATCGTCTTCGCCAATTCCGTGCGGGTGGGCGGCGACAAGATGGACGAGGCGATCATCGCCTACATCCGCCGCACCCAGAACCTGCTCATCGGCGAGAGCACGGCCGAACGCATCAAGAAGCAGATCGGCACCGCCATGGTCCCCGAGGACGGCGAGGGGCTGACCATGGAGATCAAGGGCCGCGATCTCATGAACGGCGTGCCCAAGGAGATCACCATCAACCAGCGCCAGGTGGCCGAGGCGCTTGCCGAACCGGTCAGCGCCATCATCGAGGGCGTCAAGGTGGCGCTCGAGCACACGGCGCCCGAGCTGGCCGCCGACATCGTGGACCAGGGCATCGTGCTCACGGGCGGCGGCGCGCTGCTGTCGAACCTGGACCAGGTGCTGCGCGAGGCGACGGGGCTTCCCGTCTCGGTCGCCGAGGAGCCGCTCACCTGTGTCGCGCTGGGCACCGGCCGGGCGATGGAGGACGAGAATCTGCGTCCCGTGCTGCTGATGGACGACTGA